ATATCTTTCAGCGCATTGTACAGTCGCTCAAATAGTTCACGATATCCTTCTTCCCATCCTTCATGCATATAAAGTGGCGCGACTATAAAACCAAGTGGATAACCTGCACCTGCTACTTTACGCGCTGCCTCTATTCGCTCCTCAAACGGCGATGTCCCTGGTTCAAAATTTTTAATTACATATCGTGAATTTATACTAAACCTGAAACGAGTTTTCCCATTATGTTTTGCATCTAATAAATGATCAACGTGCGAATATTTCGTTACGAAACGTAAGCGCCCATGTTCACTTTCTCCAATGAATTCAATCGCCCGCTTTAATGCATGTGTTAAATGGTCAATCCCAACAATGTCTGATGTACACGCTGCTTCAAATCTTGTTATTTCAGGTGCCCTTTCATCCATATATTGCTTTGCCTTCTCAAATATTTCATCAAGATTGACATACACACGAACGTAAGGCTTACTCCCAAGTGTCGTTTGCAAATAGCAATAATGACAATGTCCCATACACCCTGTTGCGAGCGGAATTGCATATTCAGCTGACGGTTTTGACGTATCAAACTTTAGCGTCTTCCTTACTCCAACAACAAGTGTAGCCTTTGCATTACGATACTTTTGCAAATCATTTTCTCCTGGCAAATTTCTAATTTGATTATGTGATGTCGTTTCACGAATTTCTAATCCCATCTTCGTAAACTTCTCATAAAGCTCTTTTCCAAGTGGATATTCAAGTGCCTTCGGTTCAAAGTAAACGAGTTTTGGCATAAATGGTTTCATACGCTTCCCTCCTCTTGTTAGTATGAGGAACGCGGAAAAATTAAAACACATTAAAGTTTTCCACTTCAGTAACTCGCATTGCAAGTTACTGGATGTTATAATTTGGATAACAGCTACCTTGCAACGCAAGTTACCTGAGTAAAAGGTGGTGAAATCATGCACAGCCAAATGTTAAAAGGTGTACTAGAAGGTTGCATCCTATACATCATTTCACAAGAAGAAGTGTACGGATATGAACTGAGCACAAAATTAAATAAACATGGCTTTACATTCGTAAGCGAAGGAAGCATCTACCCTTTATTATTACGTATGCAAAAAGAAAAATTGATCGAAGGAACATTAAAAGCTTCCTCACTCGGTCCAAAGCGAAAATATTATCACGTAACCGATAAAGGGTTAGAACAACTTAAAGAATTTAAACAAAGTTGGGGAATGGTTTCTACTACGGTAAATAACTTATTACAGGGGGAGTGATAGGGATGAATGCACAAGACATGATTGAATTGAATAATAAAAAACGTGAGTTTCTAACTTCCGAAAACGAAGCTGCTTATGGCGATATGTTAGTATATCTTCGAATATCAAACGTACCTGAGCAACAAATGGAGGAACTGTTACTAGAAATATTAGATCACCTCATCGAAGCACAAACAGAAAATAAAAGCGCTTATGACATTTTCGGTAGTGATTTACAATCTTATTGCGATGAACTTATATCAGCTTTACCAGCCCAAACAAAATTAGAAAAAACTTCTTTAATCGGTTTTGTTATTAGCTTACTTCTTGCTATACAGTTTGGCATAAATGCAATTATTTCATTTTTTATGTTTCTCTTTGAAAAAAACAATACATTATCAAGTCCGCCTTTTAGCATCCTTGGAACTACTTTGTCTGTTTCAATAATTAT
This genomic interval from Bacillus thuringiensis contains the following:
- the splB gene encoding spore photoproduct lyase, coding for MKPFMPKLVYFEPKALEYPLGKELYEKFTKMGLEIRETTSHNQIRNLPGENDLQKYRNAKATLVVGVRKTLKFDTSKPSAEYAIPLATGCMGHCHYCYLQTTLGSKPYVRVYVNLDEIFEKAKQYMDERAPEITRFEAACTSDIVGIDHLTHALKRAIEFIGESEHGRLRFVTKYSHVDHLLDAKHNGKTRFRFSINSRYVIKNFEPGTSPFEERIEAARKVAGAGYPLGFIVAPLYMHEGWEEGYRELFERLYNALKDMTIPNLTFELIQHRFTKPAKKVIQERYPNTKLEMDEEKRKYKWGRYGIGKYVYKKDDATVLEETIRGYINEFFPNAEIQYFT
- a CDS encoding PadR family transcriptional regulator — its product is MHSQMLKGVLEGCILYIISQEEVYGYELSTKLNKHGFTFVSEGSIYPLLLRMQKEKLIEGTLKASSLGPKRKYYHVTDKGLEQLKEFKQSWGMVSTTVNNLLQGE
- a CDS encoding DUF1129 family protein, giving the protein MNAQDMIELNNKKREFLTSENEAAYGDMLVYLRISNVPEQQMEELLLEILDHLIEAQTENKSAYDIFGSDLQSYCDELISALPAQTKLEKTSLIGFVISLLLAIQFGINAIISFFMFLFEKNNTLSSPPFSILGTTLSVSIIILGILFILYLLKRYSFNQKMNWKRRILFGFAFATPFCSAVFLNIYFQKQPYLIYHLNFWQNALIAILFFILYKLLYKKSNF